From a single Bacteroidales bacterium genomic region:
- the rplL gene encoding 50S ribosomal protein L7/L12 — protein sequence MADLKAFAEQLVNLTVKEVNELAGILKEEYGIEPAAAAVAVAGPAAGGEAAQEEQTSFDVILKAAGPSKLAVVKLVKELTSLGLKEAKGLVDSAPAAVKEGVTKDEAEALKASLEEAGAEVEVK from the coding sequence ATGGCAGATTTAAAAGCGTTTGCAGAACAATTAGTTAATCTAACTGTTAAAGAAGTAAATGAATTAGCTGGAATTTTAAAAGAAGAGTACGGCATTGAGCCTGCAGCAGCAGCAGTTGCAGTTGCTGGTCCAGCAGCAGGTGGTGAAGCTGCTCAAGAAGAGCAAACATCTTTTGATGTTATCTTAAAAGCCGCAGGACCTTCAAAATTAGCAGTTGTTAAATTAGTTAAAGAATTAACTAGTTTAGGACTTAAAGAAGCTAAAGGTTTAGTTGATAGTGCACCTGCAGCAGTAAAAGAAGGTGTAACCAAAGACGAAGCAGAAGCTCTTAAAGCATCTTTAGAAGAAGCTGGAGCTGAAGTTGAAGTTAAATAA
- a CDS encoding 50S ribosomal protein L10, whose amino-acid sequence MKKEEKDQLINSLEAKLSNNPHIYLTDISGLDAESTSNLRRLAFKNGIKMVVVKNSLLKKAMEKSNKDFEPLFEVLKGGTSLMLSEVGNAPAKMIKEFRKKSEKPILKGAYVEESIYIGDNELDMLVAIKSKDELIGDLIALLQSPAKNVISALSSGGDTLAGVVKTLSERSA is encoded by the coding sequence ATGAAGAAAGAAGAAAAAGACCAGTTAATCAATTCGCTAGAAGCAAAGCTTTCGAATAATCCTCATATCTATTTGACAGATATTTCGGGATTGGATGCAGAATCCACAAGTAATTTGAGACGCTTAGCTTTTAAGAATGGCATTAAGATGGTCGTAGTAAAAAACTCCTTGCTTAAAAAAGCAATGGAGAAATCTAACAAAGACTTTGAACCTTTATTTGAGGTGTTAAAAGGCGGTACTTCTCTTATGCTTTCTGAAGTTGGAAATGCTCCAGCAAAAATGATTAAAGAATTCAGAAAGAAGAGTGAAAAGCCTATCCTTAAAGGTGCTTATGTCGAAGAGTCTATCTATATTGGAGACAATGAATTAGATATGTTGGTAGCTATCAAGTCGAAAGACGAGCTTATTGGCGATCTTATTGCATTGTTACAATCTCCTGCAAAAAATGTTATTTCAGCCCTTTCATCGGGAGGAGATACACTTGCTGGTGTTGTTAAGACTTTGTCGGAACGCTCCGCATAG
- a CDS encoding 50S ribosomal protein L1, whose amino-acid sequence MGKITKKRKEALAKLDREKVYSLTEASVVVKEITTTKFDASVDLDIRLGVDPRKANQMVRGTVTLPHGTGKTVRVLVLCTPEKEEEAKAAGADYVGLDEYVTKIKGGWTDIDVVITMPSVMPKVGALGRILGPRGLMPNPKTGTVTMEVGKAVQEVKAGKIDFRVDKFGIIHAGVAKVSFDAKKIEENANELIQTIIRMKPAAAKGTYVKSIYMSSTMSAGIQIDPKSITL is encoded by the coding sequence ATGGGTAAAATCACAAAGAAAAGAAAAGAGGCTTTAGCGAAACTCGATCGTGAGAAGGTTTATTCTTTAACTGAAGCAAGCGTAGTTGTAAAAGAAATTACTACAACTAAATTTGATGCTTCAGTTGATTTAGACATTCGCCTTGGTGTTGACCCCCGTAAAGCAAACCAAATGGTACGCGGTACGGTTACTTTACCTCACGGTACAGGTAAAACTGTTCGTGTTTTGGTATTGTGTACACCAGAGAAAGAAGAAGAAGCAAAAGCAGCCGGAGCCGATTACGTTGGTTTAGACGAATATGTTACCAAAATAAAAGGCGGTTGGACGGATATCGATGTGGTGATCACCATGCCTAGTGTTATGCCAAAAGTTGGTGCATTGGGTAGAATTCTTGGTCCTAGAGGCTTGATGCCAAATCCTAAAACCGGTACGGTTACTATGGAAGTTGGTAAAGCTGTTCAGGAAGTTAAAGCTGGTAAAATCGACTTTAGAGTTGATAAGTTTGGTATTATACATGCCGGAGTAGCTAAAGTATCTTTCGATGCGAAAAAAATTGAAGAAAACGCTAATGAGTTGATTCAAACAATTATTCGTATGAAACCTGCTGCTGCTAAAGGTACGTATGTAAAAAGTATCTACATGTCCAGTACTATGAGTGCAGGAATTCAAATTGATCCTAAATCTATTACCTTATAA